The genome window GAAGTCGATGTTTTACTGTCACAAGTAGAGCCAAAGACCAGAGCTGacttcttaaaatattcacgtgaactcacactggatccaaacacagcatacacacagctgttattatctgaggggaacagaaaagcaACATTAATGAGTGATCAACAGTCTTATCCTCGTCATCCAGACAGATTCACGACATTTGGTCAGGTCCTGAGCACAGAGagtctgactggacgttgttactgggaggtggagtggagaggaggaggagttcatGTCGCAGTCGcatacaagaatatcagcagagcagggagctTAAATGAATGTACATTTGGACTCAATGACAAATCTTGGGAGTTAAGATGTGCAAAAAACAGTTACACATTTTGGTTCAACAAAGTCCAAACTCCTGTCTCAGGTCCTtggtcctccagagttggagtgtacctggatcacagtgcaggtattctgtccttctacagcgtccctgaaaccatgactctcctccacagagtccagaccacgttcactcagcctctctatgctggacttcAGCTTTACTATGCTTATGGAGACACTGCAGAGTTGTGTAAAgtgaaatagacagaagtcatttaaGGGTTAAATTCAGTCATTTGATTa of Larimichthys crocea isolate SSNF unplaced genomic scaffold, L_crocea_2.0 scaffold78408, whole genome shotgun sequence contains these proteins:
- the LOC113745463 gene encoding tripartite motif-containing protein 16-like protein, with product DVLLSQVEPKTRADFLKYSRELTLDPNTAYTQLLLSEGNRKATLMSDQQSYPRHPDRFTTFGQVLSTESLTGRCYWEVEWRGGGVHVAVAYKNISRAGSLNECTFGLNDKSWELRCAKNSYTFWFNKVQTPVSGPWSSRVGVYLDHSAGILSFYSVPETMTLLHRVQTTFTQPLYAGLQLYYAYGDTAELCKVK